The genomic stretch TGAGGGTCATAGGCTTAATTACTCTTTCTATGAAAGTGGACCTTTTAGTCCTCATCGTACGACGGATATCTTCTTGGATATGGATGTGGATGGCTCGGAGGAACAGTCTCCTTCGGAGAATGGGGACTCACAGGAGCCTGTTCAGCAAGAGTTTGGTTCTTTCTATAAGGCGGCTTGCTCTTTGGCGTTTGAGTTGGATAGATCCGGACGTGTGATGTGAGATGGATGAGGTGAATgctaaatatatatgtacattacttagattttctttttcagatGGGCCCTCGTTGCCCTTGTTTTAATAATTTTTGAAGAATGTAAATACATTTATACCTCAAGTGTTGGGTTAAATATCATGTAGCATAGTGTGACATCTGGTTATTGTGGTCTCGCAGGAATTTGTGTACATTCCCGTAGGACTGTCCAATCCCAGATAAATGAGAGCATGCTCACATTAATCGGACATATTATGGTCCAAGTCGTGAGGATTAGGGTATAAAGTGCGGCTACCCATGAATTATTTTTCCTGGTAAGTCCGCCTGAGAAACATTAAAAGTATGCAGTTGGTCAGGACATCAGTGGCGGCACAGAACAATCCATCACCCTAATATCACATTACTGTATCTCAATGAACACTGTAAGTGTTGATACTAACCAAGTCGTAAAAGTCGCTGACGCCCTTCCTGAAGCCATTCTCCCATTCCTCAGCAAAGTCCTCATTCAACTTTCCGGTATCAGCAAATCGTTTTCGAATCCATAGCTCCATTGCCCCgatcttttctcctccattcCAACCACCGGTTATAACGTCTTGTGACAATGCACCAAAAAAGTTCAATGCATCCTTGAATCCGAAATCCCAACCAAGGGCATACTGTTGGTACTCACAGGTATCTGATGAGTCGGAGTGTTGTGATAAAGCAGTCTCACGGGACCGCAATCGTTGGGATTCGGCCTGTGCAATTTTAATGATAACTTGTGCTCGGGGAATTGCAAGCCATGAAGGAGACGGTATAGCATCAGCACTGACTTGTCGCTCAAAGTCCCACTCATCACCAGTTATCCGGTGTATTTTGAAGCCCACGAAAGCGGACCCACATGCCTTGGACTCCCACTGTTTGCTCTGTTCTTGACCAAAGGCTTTGGTTAATGTCGGCCTCTCGGACGCATCCACACGGTCCCAGGTTTGTGCATCCAATGCGCAGCTGTATTGTCCAATATAGGCATCTACCGCAGTTCTCTGAGAGCCCACTTTGCCTTGACGAGTTGAAAGTTCGGATAGCTCATTATGGATCCGTGAGATGATATCCCTGGGGTCCATGTGCTGATATGATCCCGTCGTGTAGTACTTGTGGGTATCCACGATAATCGGGCTCCTAGCTACCGGGCTCTCCAGTCGGTTCTTCATCATAGCATAGTCCAACGCATCGGCGAAATTCCCACCATCACTGATGTAGATGGGCAGGGGTGGGTTAATACAGCTTGTGAtttcaagaacttcatcatACCATTTCCGAAGATCGCAGGTTTTCCAGTCTGTTTCACTAGATATTTGAACTCCGATCACCCCAAACATCGCATGATACGTAACTTCTTGGACGATAAAAGCGACGCAGTCCGTGGCCATGGTCCAATTGCGCTCACTCGCGCAGAAGTCAGCAATCCCGATCTCACTGTGACTGTTCCGGTCCATACTACCTGGAATGGTCTGAAAATCAATGAGGACCCCGATACCATGGTGATAGCATTTCTCGATGAGACGTTTCAGGATATTCCAGCAATTGACGTACACCTCAGATGGCTCGCCTTCGAAATCCGTACCCGTGCAGAACACTGGCCCAAGGGTAAAAAAGCCTATCGGGATACGTATTGAGTTGCATCGCGCCACATCTTTAAGCCATATGATATCGAAGTCGGTCAGAGCAGTCCGCCAGTGTGCTTCCCATTTTGAGCGGGTTTCTTTGAGTCCGCAAGCCTTGAGCGATCTGTGTG from Aspergillus oryzae RIB40 DNA, chromosome 1 encodes the following:
- a CDS encoding uncharacterized protein (predicted protein), which translates into the protein MTDPNYTPPTVEDIFRYRYQHGTNLGSMFVHGPWLSDGASSSDSGGSRELEEVKRSVRIGRSPTLLASLLIHFHAHRSLKACGLKETRSKWEAHWRTALTDFDIIWLKDVARCNSIRIPIGFFTLGPVFCTGTDFEGEPSEVYVNCWNILKRLIEKCYHHGIGVLIDFQTIPGSMDRNSHSEIGIADFCASERNWTMATDCVAFIVQEVTYHAMFGVIGVQISSETDWKTCDLRKWYDEVLEITSCINPPLPIYISDGGNFADALDYAMMKNRLESPVARSPIIVDTHKYYTTGSYQHMDPRDIISRIHNELSELSTRQGKVGSQRTAVDAYIGQYSCALDAQTWDRVDASERPTLTKAFGQEQSKQWESKACGSAFVGFKIHRITGDEWDFERQVSADAIPSPSWLAIPRAQVIIKIAQAESQRLRSRETALSQHSDSSDTCEYQQYALGWDFGFKDALNFFGALSQDVITGGWNGGEKIGAMELWIRKRFADTGKLNEDFAEEWENGFRKGVSDFYDLADLPGKIIHG